The region GAAAGGTGGATTACGCCTGCCCGGCACGGGTGCGGGGCTTTGGGCGCATCCGCTTGCAGCTGTCGGGGTTGACCCGGGTCCAGCCCGTCGCCCGCCGGCCGGACCTGGAGGAGGTCCTGCGCCAACTGTTGGTCTGCCTGCCCGGCGACGCGGAGCGTAAACAGGCGCTGACCCGGGAATTGAATCAGACCCGGATCTGGTGTCAGTGGAATGCGCGCGAGTTGCCACCGCTGGCAGTGCGTCGGGAGCTGCCATTGGTTGCGCTGGAGGGCGCCCTTCGCGAGGGGCATCCCTACCATCCCTGTTTCAAAGCGCGCATCGGCCTGAGTGAAGCCGACTACCAACGCTACAGCCCCGAAGCCGCCGGCCCGGTGCGCCCGCACTGGATCGCCGTTCCCCGGAACCGGGTAGTCGGCTCCGGCGCGGCTCAGGACCCGGATGCTTTCGCTCTTCGTGAGCTTGGACCGGCGCTGCTGCAGGCGCTGCGGGCCCGCTGCCGGGCCCGGGGCGTGGATCCTGAACAGCGGGTGTTTGTACCGGTACATCCCTGGCAGTGGCAGCACCGGATACTGCCGCGCACGCAGGGTTCGAATCCGCGCTTGCTCGATCTGGGACAACCCGGAGACGACTACCGGGTCAGTCAATCCATGCGCACCCTGATGAATGATTCCCGGCCGGAACGGGGTGATCTCAAGCTGCCCCTGGATATTGTGCTCACCTCCTCGCGGCGTCACCTGCTGAGCCATGGTATCGAGTCCGGACCGGTTTTGTCTGACTGGCTGGCGGAGACGGTGGCGGGGGACGGATTCTTTCAGCAACAGCCTTTGGTGATTCTGCGAGAGTACGCCGGCTTGCGGGTGGAGGAAGCCGGCCTGTTAAGCCCGACCGAGCCGGATATCTGTCAGTTCGGTGCCCTCTGGCGCGAAAGCCTGCCGTCCCGGTTGGCCCCCGGCGAGCGGGCCGTGCCGGCCCAGGTCCTGGCCCTGATGGAGTCCGATGGCAAACCCTTTATCGACCCCTGGGTAAACGCCTATGGCCTGGAGCCCTGGCTGACCCGCCTTTTCGACACCCTGATCCTGCCGGTCTGGCACTTGCTGGCCCGTCACGGCATCGCGCTGGAAGCCCACGGCCAGAACCTGCTGCTGGTCCATCGGGACGGCTGGCCGCAATGGCTGGCGGCCCGGGACTTTCACGAGAGTGTGGAATACGTGGAGAGCTTTCTCGCCGCCCCGGACGCGGCGCCGGTGTTCCGCCACCAGGCGCGTTACGCCGGCGCCCGGCCCAGTGAATACTACTGGATGGACTCGGTGGAGGCCCTGCGCGAATTGGTGATGGATACCCTGTTCGTTTTCCAGCTCTCGGAGCTCGCCGCCCTGTGCGAAGACCATTACCGCTTACCCGAACCACGTTTCTGGGCCCTGGTGCGTGCCTGCCTGGCGCGTTACGCCGGCGGCGGCCACTGCGATCCGGCGCGCCTGGAGGCCTTGGGTTACCGGGCACCCATGGTTCAGGTGGAATCCCTGCTGCGCAAAAAGCTCAGCGCCGCCCAGCCGGAATACCACCACCGCGTGTTCAACCCGCTATCGGAAACCGTTCGGAAGGAGGCGTGAGCCATGCTTTTTTATCTCAATGATCGACCCTACGACCAGGCAATGCTGGAGTCGCGCTGGCGCCCGTTGACCAGGGCTCTCACGGCACTGTCCGGTCGGCGTCTGGCCGTTTGTACCCACGATTCAGTCGAATGGCTGGCCCTGGTGCTCTATGCCCGACAACAGGGATTGTCCATCGCGCCGTTACCGGCGGACACGCCCCGGGCCACGGCTCTGGAGAAAGCCCGGGCGCTGCACTGCGACGGTTTGATCTGGCAGAGCGCGGAACAGCTTGTCCCGCTTGAGCGCACGGCGTCGGCTCGGGAAAGCACCCTGATTCAGTTCAGCTCCGGCACCACCGGTGAAGCCAAACCCATTGAGCGCACCTGGTCGGAGATCGACACCGAAATCACCCATTACAATCGGGCGCTCGAACTGCCCCCCGAGGTGGTGCCGGTGGTGGCCTGTTCCATCAGCCATTCCTACGGTCTGATCTGCGGCGTGCTTGCGGCCCTGGACCGGGGGGTGGCGCCGCGCATCGTCACCGGCTGGAATCCCAAGTACCTGCTGAAAGTGTTGCGCGCGGAATCCCGGCCCCTGCTGTACAGCTCGCCCACCTTTATCCGCACCCTGATGATGCTCTGGCTACCGGGCGAGCCCCTATACGGGGTGATGACCTCGGGCAGCGTCATGCCCGAAGCCTGGTTCGATGAGGTGCGCGGCAAAACCGACAACCTCTGGCAGCAGTACGGCTGCTCCGAGGCCGGCTGCGTGGCGCTGGCCCGGCAACCGGAGCGGGCGGACATCATGGGTGCGCCACTGGGGCACGGCGAGCTGCGTGCGGGTAGCGGTCCGGAAGAACCCGAAGAGGTGGTGGTCATTCAGCAGGGCCGACACATCGCCACCGGCGATGCCGGCTATCTGGACAGCCAGGGGCGCCTGCGCTTCTGCGGACGCCTGGATGACACCATCATCGCCGCCGGTTTCAACGTCTATCCCCAGGAGGTGGAAAACATTCTGATGCGCCACGCCGGTATTCGCGAGGCGGTGGTGTTCAAGCAGCCCGACCCCATGGCGGGGGAGCGGGTGGCGGCGGTCTATACCGGGACCGCAGCCTTGAGTGATGCCGACCTGCGAGCGTTCTGCCGCCAGCACCTGGCGAGCCATCAATGGCCCAGCCGTTTTTATCACCGCGAGCGGATACCGCGCCTGCCCAACGGCAAGGTCAGTCGTCGGCAACTGGCCGAGCAGTTTGCCGCCGACGCCACACAGGGGGTGGCTTGAGATGGCCAGTGAAACCTTTGTTCGTCAACTGCGCGACCTGATGACCCGATACCTGCCTCGAATACCCTGCGAGGATCTCTCGCCGGACAGTCACCTGACGTACCAGCTCGGGCTCGATTCGGTGGAGCTGATGCAACTGCTGGTGCTGCTGGAAACCGAGTGCGGCTATGTGCTGCCGGAGGAAGCATTGAGCGCCGGCGATCTGGAACGGGTGAGCGATCTGGAGGCGCTGGTGCGACCGGTGGCGGCCAACGACACGGTCGGCGAGCCGGAACTGGATGTGAAAGTGCACTGCGTGGTCAGTTGCCTGTGTCACCCGATCAAGGCGCGAGGGATTGATCACCGGCCCCTGTATTTCGGTGTCTGGGACGCCGAGGTGTTTGTCGACGATCAGGCGCGACTGCGCTACCACGACGAGGCGGTGGACCACGGGTTTTTCCTAACCTGGTTCGAGCGTCTGTACGGGGCCGAGGTCTCCCCCTGGTATGACCCGGCACTGAGCAAGGCCCGCAATATCGCCACCTTGGAAACCCGCCTGGCGCAGCGCAAACCCCGGGAGCATCTGATGGTGATGCTGGACCTGTACCGGCTCCCCGAGCGGGAAAACCGCTTTCAGCTCAACCCTTTCCCGCACTACGTTCTGCTGGAAAACGACGCGGATCCGGATCGGCTCTGGATGTGGGACCCGGACTTTCGCTGGGAGGGCAGCCTGGATCGTCGGAGGGTGTTGCACGCGGTGGAGTCACCCGCCGTGGCGGGCGGTGTCCGGTTGGATACCCGCCACCTGCACGAGCCGGAACCAGAGGCGGTGATGGCGTACTTCGAAGTCTGCTTCCAGCCCACCGATAACACCCTGACTCAGGCGGTAGAGCAGGTGGTGCGCCGCCACCTGCCCGGCGGCGAGCAACCGCTCGAACGCTTGGGCGCGGCCTTGGCCGAATTGCCGGTGCTGGCGATCCGCAAATACGCCTATGAGCATGGTCTGGCCTACTTCTGGCGGGCGCTGGAGCGCCCGGCGGATGAGTTCGAGCACTGGTGCGATGAGATCGAGGCGTTGGTCAAAGGCTACGACGCCGTTCTGTATCGGGCCAATAAAGTCGCTCACACCCGGACGCGGGAAGATCTCGCCCGGCTTTCTCGCCGGATCGCGGAACAGCACCACCGGGAATACCGGGTCAAGCGCGCCCTGTTTCACGCCTTTAATGACTGGCGCAAACAGCGGTCGAATCGCGGCTCTGAGCCCCGGGAGGTGGCCGTCCTATGATGCATCTGTCGCTCTGTACCATCAGTTTTCGCCACCAGTTGGTTTCCCTGCCGGAGCTGGCCACCTTTGCCGTGGGGGCCGGGCTGGATGGCATCGAACTCTGGGCGGCGCACGCCCGGGGTCTGAGGCACCAGCCGGCGTTGAACGGCGATTGGCTCGAGGCCATGGGGTTGGGGGTGAGCATGCTCAGCGACTACCTGCCTTTTGCCGGCCCCTACCCCCAGGGACGGGAAAAGCTCCGGGAGCTGTGCGTCCTGGCCCGTCACTGGAATACCCGCAAGATCCGGGTATTCGCCGGGAAGAAAGCCAGTACCGAATGCACCGCCGCCGATTGGCACGCCCTGGTCTGTCGATTGCGGGATTATTGTTTACAGGCGGAGGAGGCGGGCATGACCCTGTTGCTGGAAACCCATCCGAATACCGGGGCCGATACCACCGAGGCCACCGGGGAACTGCTGGCGGCAGTGGACCATCCGGCCCTGAAAGTGAATCTGGATGTGCTGCATATCTGGGAGGCCGGGGAGGACCCGGTGCGCGCCTGGCGCCGGCTCGCTCCTCAGGTGCAGCACTTGCACCTGAAGAACATCCGTCACCGCCAGTACCTGCCGGAATTCGCCCCCGACAATGTCTATTCCGCCGCAGGTAGCCGGGCCGGCATGGTGCCGCTGTTCGAGGGCGCCTGTGACTTCGCTGACTTTCTGCACAGCCTGCCCGATGAGCGGGTGCACTCGGCCTCCCTGGAGTGGTTCGGGCCGGACCCCTTTGAGGTGATTGCCCGGGACAGCCAGCAGATTCGACGCCTGCAAACGGAGCGGCTGTGCCATGCGTGAGCGTCGAGCCAATCAGCGGGCATGGCGGCGATTGAGGAACTCCAGCCCAAGTGCCGCACTCAGCCCCGTGAGCGCAAACAGACCGAACCAGTAAGTGAGCCCCAGAGCGGGGCCCCAGTGAACCATGGCGAGCGCGGCCGATGCTGTCAGGAGTGGATAACCGATGCTGCGCAACGCCAATGCCAGGCGCCGGAATCGGGCCGGGTTCCGGGCCAGGACGGGGGTCAGGGTGCGCAAATGAGCGGGTAGGGACAGAGCCAGCAATAGCTGCGAGACAAACAGTGCGATTACGACGCCGGTCATTTCAAACCTCCTGAATGACGGTCGTGTGGCCAGTGCGTTGGCTGGCCAAAACCTGACGATAACCGTACCCCGCCATCAGGGCAAAGCTCGCCGCCAGAGCGAGGGCGGTCAGATCAAAACCAGCGAGCACCCAGTCGCCCACGGCCAGGCTGCTGCCCAGGTGACGGTCGCTGGTCAGAGCGTTGACGACAGGCAACAGACCCCAGCCCAGCGCATTCAGGACCAACAGTTCCCGCCAGATCGCGGCTCTGGGTCGAAGCCAGGTGAAGACACCACTGACCAGCCAGGCCAGAAACAGGCAGTGCATTTCCCAGTCGGCCCGCCCGGCAAGGTCGACGGGAATCAGTCGATTACTGAAAAAATACACCGCGATCGCCAGGGGCAAACCGAGAATGACCGCCGCGTAAAAACGCTCCACATTGGCGTACTCAGCGGGACGGCTGGCGGTGCGTTTCTTGACGAAGTACAGGGCGCCGGTGGCGATCATGAGGATGCCCATCAGGCTGCACAGGATATAGAGCCAGCGCAGCGGCCAGTCGGCAAACAGCCCCTCGTGCAACGCAATCAGGGTTTTCTCCACCGAGGCAGCACCACCGTACTGTTGTTCACCGCCGTCGAGCCGCTCACCGGTACTGGCCCGATACAACAGCTTGTGGGGTTTGCCTTGATAGTGTCCCGGTGAGGGCTCCGGTAGATAAAACGAAAGCCGGGCATTTTTATCGCCGGGGTGCAGCAGGTACATCTGTTCGATTCGTTGACCGGTTTCCGCCTGCGCCTGTGCCAGCAAGGGCGCAATGGCCACGCTGTCCGCTTTCTCTCCGGCTTTCGCGTCCGCCTCGGTCTCGGGAAAGGCTTCTTCATAGAAAGTCCGGGTGCCCTCGTCGCCATAGCGGGCCGTGACGATGGGCTCCATAAAGGTGACCGCAAAAAAGACCAGGCCGCTGTAGACGATCATGATCTGAAAGGGCAGGGCGAGAACGCTGCTCAGGTTGTGCAGATCCAGCCAGGAGCGGGCGCGGCGAAAAAGACGCAGGGTGAAAAATTCGCGGAAAATACGCCGGTGAATGATCACCCCGGAGACCAGGCCGACCAGCATCAACAGGGTGCACAGCCCGACGATCCAGTAGGCAAGCGTGTCCGGCAGATAGTGCAGGCGCCAGTGCAACCGGTACAGTGCCATGCCGCCGCCGGTGTTCCGGGGTTGAATCCAGTGTGGCTCGCCGTCGCGAAAATCCAGATACTCCGCTTCCCGTTCCGTCCGCTCCCCGTTGGCGTCTCGAGGCGGTTGCCACTCCACCCAGAAATTGCCGTTGCGCGCCGTGGGCAGAATTATCCCCCACCAGACCGACTCGGAGTGCGCTTTTTGCTGAAGGCGTTCGGTGCCGAGTTCAATCAAGGTTCGGGTGGACAGGTTTAGTTCGCCCCGGTCGGTATAGACGGTGTAACGATCGGTGTCGGCGGAGTGCCATTCGTCGTCAGACCATTGCATCGCCAGGGGACGTTCCGGCTCCATCCAGCGGTCCATTTCGAAATGGAAAAATCCGGTGGTGCCGGTGACGAAAATAAAGTACATCAGAGCACTGAAAATAATGCCCGCCCAACGGTGCAACCAGGCCATGGAGGCGCGAAACGTCGACTTCATAAGGCCAGATCACCCGCCAGTATCAGCCATCCCGTAGCGAGGCTACCGCTCACTAATGCGGGTAACAGCAACCCGCTCCAGGCGCGCCAGTGGCTGCGCACGCCAAACGCCCACAGGAAGGCCCCGGTGTACACGAGAAAACTGAGCAACAGGGCCGTCATCGTCGCCGGGCCCCGTTCCATCGGTAATAGCAAACCCACCAGCACGGGCAGGGCGATGCTCAGGGTGTAACCGCCGAGCAGGGCGGCCAGACTGCGGGAGAGCACATCCAACAGGAGGGGCGTGTGGGAAACGGATCGGGCCATGGCAATAATGCTCCCTGGAAAATCACAGCGCGGAGAGAAAACTCCGCGCTGGTAAGCGGACGTTCCTGATCGGATCAGAAACGCAGCGCCAGACTCAGGCGAATATCACGCCCGGGCGCCGGGTAGCCAACAATGCCTTCATAGTCGGGCACATGGGTAAAGTCCTCGATACTGCCGTGGTCCAGGTACTGTTTGTTGAAGGCGTTTTTCACCGTGAGCGTCATGCTCAGGTTTTCGGTGACGCGCGGTTCCCAGTGCAGATAAAAATCGTGCACGCCGTAGCCGGGTTTATCGACGCTTGCATCCGCCGCGACGACAAAAATGTCGTCCACGCCCTCGACCAGTGTGGCGATCCAGCCCGCATCCAGACCGTCGGTAATCTGGTAGGAAGTGTCGATCGACAGGGTGTCACCAGTGGTCGTGCCCAAGTAGCCGTAGGAGTAGCGGGTGACCTGCTCGCCGTCAATCTCGGCGGTGGTATCCAGAAAAGTCCATTTGGAGAACAGTCGCTGACCGCTGTAGGTCACGCCCAGGGTGTAGCCGTCGGACTCCAGATCCCCCAGATTCTCGTAATGACGGGACCAGGGCACGGCGTTGCCGATGGCATCTTCAATGGTGACATCGTGCACCCCGGCGGAGAACACAAAGCGTCCGAGTTCGTAGTCCGCACCGAACTCCAGGTTTTTGGCGCGCTCGGCTTTCAGGTCCGGGTCATTGGTGGTGCCGAACAGCTTGAAACCGTCATTGGTTTCCACGCCGCGCAGCGCTTCGGCATAGCCACCGCTGAAGGTCAGTCGACGGGTCGCCTTGTAGGAGAAACCCACATTGGGGCTGAAGCCCTCTTCGGTAAACTCGTTACCTTCCTTATCCACCGCCTCAAACTCGTCGTAGCGGGTGCCGAAGCTCAGCAACAACTTGTCGGTGGCCTGATAGCGATCCTGCACAAACAGGCCCAGTACCTCACTGGTTTCGGTAAAGGGGTTGGCATCGTCCGCCTCGCCGGCGGTCACTTCGTCGTCCCGATAGTCCACACCATACTCCACGTTGTGACGGGCCAGTTGGCTGGTGTTGCCGAAGGTGAAGCCCCGGGTATCCACCGCGCTGGTGTAGTTGTCCCAGGGCCGGTAGATGTCGAATTCGGTCTGGTAGACATTCGCCTCCAGAAGAACGGTGTCGTTACCCGGCGCATCCCACTGATAATTCAGGGTGCTGGTCTGGCGTTCAAACTGCAGCTCGCGCAGCGGGTTATTGGGGCCTTGGCCCCACTCCGGGCGGGTCAGCTTTTCGCCCTCTTCGGTCAGTTTTTCGTGACTCAGACGCAGGGTGTGGCCAGCGCCCAAGTCACCCACCAATTTGACAAAGCCCAGTTCCTGGTCCGAATTGGTGCCGGGCAGTTCGTTGCCCTCGGCGTCTTCCATATTGCCCTGATCGGCGTCTACGTAGCTGGCCATGGCACTGAAGGTATCGTTGAAGCGGCCATAGACCGTGGCGCTGTTTTTGGTGCCTTCGGTATTGGAGAAGTAGCCGGTTTTCAGCAGGGCGCCGAAATTGTTGGAACCCAGCAGGTCCTCGGGGTCTTTGGTCTCAAACCGGATGGCGCCCCCCAGGGCGCCGGGGCCATTGGTGGCATCGCCGGCGCCCACCTGTACCCTTACCTGCTTGAGCAGTTCAGGCTCGACGGAAATCCGGCCGGTGTGATGGTAGGTCACCCCGGACTGGGTGGCGCCATCCACCATGATGTTCAAAGTGTCTTCGCCGAGGTTGCGCACATAGATTTTCTGGGCAGCGCCTACGGAGCCGCCTACCAGTACAGAGGACACGCCGGAGAAAATATCGTCCAGGTCATTGGCCTGTTTGCGCTCGATATCGTCGCTGTCCATCAGGCTGTCCAGCGGTTGGCCGACCACCACCAGTTCTTCGCTGATCAGGGTGCGGTTGTGCTGCTGTGGGTCGGCGTCGGGAGTGGCGTTTTGTGCAATGGAGGCCATGGGCGCCAGGGCGATGGCCAGAGCGAGTGGACTCAGACGGGAGGCATTCGGTGCGGTCATGAGGGAGCTTCCTTTTCAATAAATCTAAAAAAGAAGCATTATCATTAACGTGTGTGGCGCTGTAAACGATTGTTACAGTTGTTACGTTAGAGGCTTAAAGCCCGAGTTTTGAGCGAAACATGAAAAACACGGCACCCAGCAGGCATAAGCCGGCCCAGAGGTAATCCAGTTTCAGCGGTTCCTTGAGATAAAAGAGGGCGAAAGGCACGAAGACACTCAGGGTGATGACTTCCTGCAGAATCTTGAGCTGGCCGACGCTCATTACGGTATAGCCGACCCGGTTGGCCGGTACCTGGAACAGGTATTCAAACAGGGCGATTCCCCAGCTCACCAGCGCAGCGATGATCCACGGCTTGTGGTTCAGTTCCTTCAGGTGGCTGTACCAGGCGAAGGTCATGAAGATATTACTGCACAGCAGCAGGCCGATGGTAATCAACGCGGGCGGCATGGTGAACTCTCGGGGGTGGTGGACGTCTGGGATTATAGCTTGGGTCTCGGCTAAACTGAACGCAGTTACCTTCCTGCTCACTGACAATCAAGGACTCTTATGGACAAGCTGTATTTACCGACAGACGTGATGGTCTGGAATTCGGTCTCATGGATACGTTGTGTGTTGATCGGTGCCGCCCTGTCGGCGCTGCTGGCCTGCAGCCCGGGCGAGGACCCGACGCCGGCCACGGCTTCCTCCTCTTCTGAAGCTTCCTCAACGTCTGCTCGGGGGGCTGCCCCACCCGTCAGTTTTGAACTGACGGTGGGTGGTTTGGCACCGTCGGAGAGGGCCGGCGAGTTATCACTGTCCGGCGAGCTCTATGTGCCGGACGGTGCGGATCGGAACGCTGTGGAATCGGTTCTGACGGCGGAGCTTGGAGGAGAACCGGTGTCGGTACAGTGGCAGGAGACCGCCAAGCCGGTGCGCTTCGGTTTCCATCTGGACGCCTTGCCTCAAACCGACCGGGACCAGACGCTGGTGCTCGCCTGGGACGGCTCGAGCATCGGGTCGTCACAGAAGGGCCAACGAACCCTGACGCTTCCCGCGCGTGACACCTTCGTGGTTACCGGCGCGCAAGTGGTGCGCGGTGGGCAAACCTATGTGGAGGTGAGCTTTTCCCAGCCGCTCGATCGCGAGCAGAACCTGAGTGGGCTGGTGGAGCTCGGCGGGGAGGCGGTTCGCGCTCGAGTAGACGGCAGTCGCCTGCGTCTGTACCCCCGGGAGCAAACTGACGAAGCCGTCACCCTGACCGTCACCGACCTGGTACGCAGCGCCCGAGGCCATCGCCTTGGCAAAGGCTTTGAACAGACGCTGCGCCTGAATCTGGTCACCCCCGGTGTGCGCTTTCTGGGCAACAGCAGTATTCTGCCGCCCGCCCGCCAATTGTCCGTTCCGTTTGAAGCGGCGAATATCGACTCGGTTCAGGTGACCGCCTTCAAGGTGTTCGAAGGCAATATGGGTCAGTATCTGCAGAATCATGGTTTGACCGATGCCGGGCCGGACGGTGCCACCGGTCGTTATTTGTGGCGCAAAACCTATCGCCTGCCCGAGCCCGCCAGCGATGGATGGCAACGCTACAACCTGGATCTGACCGAGCTGATGGCAGAGCACCCGGAGGGCATGATTCAACTGGCCCTGGGTGTGGACCGCAGCAACTCACTCTATCCCTGCGATGTGCCGCGCCCCGAGCAGGCGGAAGATCCGGAACCGGAAAGCCACGAGGGCGACTGGTCCTACCAGAATGAGTCCACGCCCGCCTGGTATCGGCAGTACTATGAATCCCGTGGTTACTGGGTCTACAGCGAACGCAACAACCCGTGCCACGAAAGTTACTACCGCTACAGCGATCAGGTGCAGGCCCAGCGCGCCTTTCAGGTATCCAGCATGGGCCTGATGGCCAAGCTCGGTGGCGATGACCGGCTGGAAGTGATTGCCACCGGCCTGCTTGATGCCGCACCGCTGCCGGACGCCCGCATCCGGGTGTACAACTTCCAGCAGCAGCCCATTGGCGAAGGCCGCACCGATGAATATGGCATGGCCTCAATCCGCACCGATGGCCAGCCGTTTTATCTGATGGCCGAGCGCGACGGTAAAACCGGCTATCTGCGCCTGGCGCGCAACGAAGCGTTACCCACCAACCAGTTTGATGTGGATGGTGAGCCGGTGCGCGATGGTTTGAAAGGCTTTCTCTATGGCGAGCGGGATGTCTGGCGGCCGGGGGATGATATCCACCTGACCTTTATTCTCGAAGATCGCGACGACCAGTGGCCCGAGGATCATCCGGTGACCCTGGATCTGTTTGATCCCCAAGGAAAGAAAGTCACCAGCGAAATCGCCCGCGACCCGGTGGACGGTTTTTACCGCTTTACCCTGAGCACCGAGGAGTCGGCGCCCACGGGCAACTGGCGCGCGGTAGTGCACCTGGGCAACCGCTACTTCGACAAGGTACTCAAGATCGAAACCATCATGCCCAACCGGCTGAAAATGGATTTGAGCTTTGCCGAGACCCCGTTGCGTCTGGATGCCATGCCGGCCGAGGCCGAGCTGTCCGCCCAGTGGCTGCACGGCGCCAGTGCCGCCGGGCTGAAAGCGGATACCGAGGTCCGGTTGATTCCCAAGACCACCCGCTTCGACGGCTACAGCCAGTTCACCTTTGACGACCCGGCCCGGGAATTTGCCGGGGCCACTCAGAAGGTGTTTGAAGGGGTATTAGATCAAACGGGTGAGGCGCGCTTTCCGGTGAACCTGCCGGTGGCCTCACCGCCGCCGGGTCAATTATCCGCCGTATTCATCAACCGCGTGTTCGAGCCGGGCGGGGCGTTCAGCACGGCGCTGCGTCGGTTCGATTACCTGCCTTTCGAACAGTGGGTGGGCATTCATGTACCCGATGGCAGCGGTTACAACGGGGCCATCGCCCGCAATCAGGATCATGAAGTCAGCTTCCAGAGCCTCTCCAGCGACGGCGAACCATTGGCCGGCCGCGACCTGAAACTCACCCTCTACAAAGTGGACTGGCGCTGGTGGTGGGATCGCGGCAGTGACGACCTGGCCAGCTTTGTGGCCAGTGAAAATCGCGCGCCCTTAAGCGAAGACTCGCTCACCACCGATGCCAATGGCCTGGCCCGCTGGACCCTGGAAAAGGACCGGTACGATTGGGGCCGCTACCTGCTGCGGGTCTGTGATGAGAACAGCGGTCATTGCGCCGGGGAGCTGTTGTATCTGGGTTGGAGTCGCAGCAACGCGGTCAATCCCGCCAGCGCCACCCAACTGATGCTGTCCACCGATCAGGATCAATACGAAGTGGGCGAGACCGCACGGGTCCGATTGCCGGAGGTTGAGCGTGGCCGTGTGCTGCTCAGTCTGGAAAACGGTCGGCGCGTATTGGAGCGGCGCTGGCTGGATCTGGAACCGGGGCAGACCGATATCGAGATTCCGGTCACCGCCGAAATGGCGCCCAATGTCTATGTCCACCTGAGCCTGTTGCTGCCCCACCAGGACCGGGCCAGTGATGCCCCCATGCGCCTGTATGGGTTGGTGCCCCTGGCGGTGGAAGATCCCGACACCCGCTTGGAGCCGGTTATTGAGGCGCCCGAGCAGGTGCGTCCGGAGTCCACCTTTGCGGTTGAGGTCAGCGAGACCAATGACCGCGCAATGACCTACACCCTGGCCCTGGTGGATGAGGGCTTGCTGGGCATTACCGGT is a window of Marinimicrobium sp. C6131 DNA encoding:
- a CDS encoding TonB-dependent receptor domain-containing protein — encoded protein: MTAPNASRLSPLALAIALAPMASIAQNATPDADPQQHNRTLISEELVVVGQPLDSLMDSDDIERKQANDLDDIFSGVSSVLVGGSVGAAQKIYVRNLGEDTLNIMVDGATQSGVTYHHTGRISVEPELLKQVRVQVGAGDATNGPGALGGAIRFETKDPEDLLGSNNFGALLKTGYFSNTEGTKNSATVYGRFNDTFSAMASYVDADQGNMEDAEGNELPGTNSDQELGFVKLVGDLGAGHTLRLSHEKLTEEGEKLTRPEWGQGPNNPLRELQFERQTSTLNYQWDAPGNDTVLLEANVYQTEFDIYRPWDNYTSAVDTRGFTFGNTSQLARHNVEYGVDYRDDEVTAGEADDANPFTETSEVLGLFVQDRYQATDKLLLSFGTRYDEFEAVDKEGNEFTEEGFSPNVGFSYKATRRLTFSGGYAEALRGVETNDGFKLFGTTNDPDLKAERAKNLEFGADYELGRFVFSAGVHDVTIEDAIGNAVPWSRHYENLGDLESDGYTLGVTYSGQRLFSKWTFLDTTAEIDGEQVTRYSYGYLGTTTGDTLSIDTSYQITDGLDAGWIATLVEGVDDIFVVAADASVDKPGYGVHDFYLHWEPRVTENLSMTLTVKNAFNKQYLDHGSIEDFTHVPDYEGIVGYPAPGRDIRLSLALRF
- a CDS encoding DMT family protein, producing the protein MPPALITIGLLLCSNIFMTFAWYSHLKELNHKPWIIAALVSWGIALFEYLFQVPANRVGYTVMSVGQLKILQEVITLSVFVPFALFYLKEPLKLDYLWAGLCLLGAVFFMFRSKLGL
- a CDS encoding MG2 domain-containing protein produces the protein MDKLYLPTDVMVWNSVSWIRCVLIGAALSALLACSPGEDPTPATASSSSEASSTSARGAAPPVSFELTVGGLAPSERAGELSLSGELYVPDGADRNAVESVLTAELGGEPVSVQWQETAKPVRFGFHLDALPQTDRDQTLVLAWDGSSIGSSQKGQRTLTLPARDTFVVTGAQVVRGGQTYVEVSFSQPLDREQNLSGLVELGGEAVRARVDGSRLRLYPREQTDEAVTLTVTDLVRSARGHRLGKGFEQTLRLNLVTPGVRFLGNSSILPPARQLSVPFEAANIDSVQVTAFKVFEGNMGQYLQNHGLTDAGPDGATGRYLWRKTYRLPEPASDGWQRYNLDLTELMAEHPEGMIQLALGVDRSNSLYPCDVPRPEQAEDPEPESHEGDWSYQNESTPAWYRQYYESRGYWVYSERNNPCHESYYRYSDQVQAQRAFQVSSMGLMAKLGGDDRLEVIATGLLDAAPLPDARIRVYNFQQQPIGEGRTDEYGMASIRTDGQPFYLMAERDGKTGYLRLARNEALPTNQFDVDGEPVRDGLKGFLYGERDVWRPGDDIHLTFILEDRDDQWPEDHPVTLDLFDPQGKKVTSEIARDPVDGFYRFTLSTEESAPTGNWRAVVHLGNRYFDKVLKIETIMPNRLKMDLSFAETPLRLDAMPAEAELSAQWLHGASAAGLKADTEVRLIPKTTRFDGYSQFTFDDPAREFAGATQKVFEGVLDQTGEARFPVNLPVASPPPGQLSAVFINRVFEPGGAFSTALRRFDYLPFEQWVGIHVPDGSGYNGAIARNQDHEVSFQSLSSDGEPLAGRDLKLTLYKVDWRWWWDRGSDDLASFVASENRAPLSEDSLTTDANGLARWTLEKDRYDWGRYLLRVCDENSGHCAGELLYLGWSRSNAVNPASATQLMLSTDQDQYEVGETARVRLPEVERGRVLLSLENGRRVLERRWLDLEPGQTDIEIPVTAEMAPNVYVHLSLLLPHQDRASDAPMRLYGLVPLAVEDPDTRLEPVIEAPEQVRPESTFAVEVSETNDRAMTYTLALVDEGLLGITGFKAPDPHDHFYRREALGVYTWDLFDQVVGAYGASLQRVLAIGGSDADDEADANPRERRFPPVVQFLGPFTLAAGETRTHEISLPPYLGEVRAMVVAGQQGAYGKAEQSVTVTQPLSLLATLPRVVGPGETISLPVQVFTNDEAIDQVNIEASASDLFTLEQSTAELSLDGQQDAITELTLKVNDQVGQGQVTVTARSGEETASQTIHIESRAANPPSVRREQVVLAPGEEWRSSLEAHGMAGTNEASIEISRLPPINLEQHLGYLLNYPHGCLEQVTSAAFPQLYLDRLVSLSDDQERERESNLQAAIERLARFQLANGAFSYWPGATYANDWASLYAGHFLVEAQRRGYGVEADGLQRWLDHERQQARRFSQGEDYRTQVQAYRLYVLALAGAAETPAMNRLRERLNQLNGDQQVTARRLLASAYYQLGLKDAGRELMPEVERVPEYDEPGYTYGSSLRDRAIGLKLLVQAGEQEAAWQQAEQIADRLSESDWYSTQSVAWALTSLANFAGDVDAEEPLRFALDTEGDWQPLESQSHWYRQSLMNIQAGVRNDSDQNLRVLLSNRGTPAATDEQPEAEGLNLDVRFATLEGETLDVTELPQGTDFMAEISVSADFGELGRARLEDIALSLVMPSGWQIRNERLEGGDAPDGFDYLDIRDDRVLGYFSLWRDYRWRWRYQDHRQERVTLKILLNASYAGDFYLPGWRTEAMYNERIRAGTAGQWVRVIKSD